One Bacillota bacterium genomic window, CCTGACGATAGGCTTTCAAGTAATTAATGCACATTTGGTCCGTACCGATCAATGCTTCGGTAGCTTTTAATACACCCATTGTAGAACGGTCAGTGGGGTTCAACAAAGCAGCGTCCAAACCTGCTTGGATACAAAGAGCCATAAAAATTTGGTTTAATAATTTTCTGTTGGGCAGCCCATAAGAAACATTACTCAAGCCAACCAGCGTTTTAGCGCCGGATATCTCCTCTTTAACCATGCGGATGGTATTTATAGTAACCGACGGATTTGTTGAGTCTACTCCAAGAGGCAATACAAGTGGATCAAAGTATAATCTCTCCGGTGCAATGTTTCTTTTTGCTGCCTCTTCAGTAATTAACTTACATACGTCCAGTCTCTCCTCAGCACTGGGAGGAATGCCACTGTCTTTAATGGGTAGAGCTACCGCAGGTGTTTGATACTTTTCGGCCAAGTCCAAAAAAGGCTTTAGCCTACCCGGTTCAGCGCTGACAGAGTTTAATAACGGGGTTTGCTTGCTGCAAGTTTTCAGTCCTACTTCCATGGCCTCCTGGCTGGAACTGTCAATGGCCAGGGGTATGTCTGTCACTTGTTCAATCAGCTTTACAGCCCACTCCATATCGGAGGGCTCCTTGTCACCGTGGCCGGTGGCCACATTTACATCTATATAATTTGCCCCGGCTTCAGCCTGCTGCTTAGCCAGTTCTTTAATAAATTGTTCGTCATGGTTTATTACAGCTTCTTTAACGGACTTTCTGGTACCGTTTATAAGTTCACCAACTACTAAAATATGTCACTCACTCCTTTCACAAACAGCAACCCGTGCGCCCAAACTAAGTTGCTAGTCTAAGCCTAACATAAGTAAAAGTTTTAGTATAGGGTAGACATGTTAAATTTAAGTTAAAAACTTTTGGTAACTTTGTCCTTAAATGTCCAATTGAGGGTACTTTGCTTTAATGTCGTTTATCACTTCATCTGTAATCTGCAGCGGTTTGTGCTCGGACAGAATTAATTTGGCTTTTTCTATTGACCTTTGCCGTGCATCCTGGGCACCGTTTTTCTCCCAAAGCTTTCTGGACTGCCTGTCGCCAATAGTGGGGTAAAAGAATTCCGACCGGCAGTGCTTCATGGTGTGCGGGTTGGCCAGGAAATTACCGCCTGCACCGACACTTCTGATTACTTCCTCGGCCAGTGTTTCCTCGGTAACCTCAATGCCTTTTACTGCCCGCATACAAATGCCAATCATTTCATCATCCAGGACCATTTGTTCATAGGAAATGGTGGTACAAAACTCCAAGAATCCGGCAGCGTCATGAATGAAGTTAGCTCCTGCCAGCGCAGTAATCATAGCGGTAGCCATTTTTTCGTAGCCTGCCTGCGCATCGGGCAATTTAGAGTCGGACATACCGGCAGTTGCATAAATAGGAATTTCATAATATTGAGCCATTTGTGCACTGGCAGCATTGATTAAACCCATTTCGATGTTACCGGACAGATAAGACCCGGTTTTCATATCCATGCTGCTGCTTACTGTGCCGTAAATAGTGGGAGTAC contains:
- a CDS encoding methyltetrahydrofolate cobalamin methyltransferase translates to MLVVGELINGTRKSVKEAVINHDEQFIKELAKQQAEAGANYIDVNVATGHGDKEPSDMEWAVKLIEQVTDIPLAIDSSSQEAMEVGLKTCSKQTPLLNSVSAEPGRLKPFLDLAEKYQTPAVALPIKDSGIPPSAEERLDVCKLITEEAAKRNIAPERLYFDPLVLPLGVDSTNPSVTINTIRMVKEEISGAKTLVGLSNVSYGLPNRKLLNQIFMALCIQAGLDAALLNPTDRSTMGVLKATEALIGTDQMCINYLKAYRQGLLKD